One Capricornis sumatraensis isolate serow.1 chromosome 8, serow.2, whole genome shotgun sequence genomic region harbors:
- the LOC138083310 gene encoding pregnancy-associated glycoprotein 1-like — MLRTQTSLNTWTQERSMKWIVLLWLVAFSECIVKIPLRRVKTMRNTLRGKNMLNNFLKEHAYRLSQISFRGSNLTIHPLRNIEDVVYMGSITIGTPPQEFQVIFDTGSSDLWVSSDFCAIPACSTHNRFRYLQSSTFRITNKTFSVTYGSGRMKGVVAHDTVRIGDLVSTDQPFGLSMAEYGFEDITFDGVLGLNYPNMSSSGAIPIFDKLKNEGAISEPVFAFYLSKDEQEGSVVMFGGVDHHYYKGELNWVPLIQAGDWIVHMDRISMRRKVIACSGGCEAVVDTGVSVIKGPRTLVNNIRKLIGATPWGSKHYVSCSVDLPPIIFTINGINYPVPARAYILKDYRGCYFIFEEIAVSPPIETWILGDIFLRLYFSVYDRGNDRIGLARAV; from the exons ATGCTAAGAACCCAAACTTCCCTGAATACTTGGACCCAGGAAAGAAGCATGAAGTGGATTGTGCTCCTCTGGCTGGTGGCCTTCTCAGAGTGCATAGTCAA AATACCTCTAAGGAGAGTGAAGACCATGAGAAACACCCTCAGGGGAAAAAACATGCTGAACAATTTCCTGAAGGAGCATGCTTACAGACTGTCCCAGATTTCTTTTCGTGGCTCAAATTTAACTATTCACCCGCTGAGAAACATCGAAGAT GTGGTCTACATGGGTAGCATCACCATTGGAACACCCCCTCAGGAATTCCAGGTTATCTTTGACACAGGCTCATCTGACTTGTGGGTGTCCTCTGACTTTTGCGCCATTCCAGCCTGTT ctaCACACAATAGATTCAGATATCTTCAGTCTTCTACCTTCCGGATTACCAATAAGACCTTCAGCGTCACCTATGGATCTGGGAGAATGAAAGGAGTTGTTGCTCATGACACAGTTCGG ATTGGGGACCTTGTAAGCACTGACCAGCCATTCGGTCTAAGCATGGCGGAATACGGGTTTGAGGATATAACTTTTGATGGCGTCTTGGGCTTGAACTACCCCAACATGTCCTCTTCTGGAGCAATCCCCATCTTTGACAAGCTGAAGAATGAAGGTGCCATTTCTGAGCCTGTTTTTGCCTTCTACTTGAGCAA AGATGAGCAGGAGGGCAGTGTGGTGATGTTTGGTGGGGTGGACCACCACTACTACAAGGGAGAGCTCAACTGGGTACCATTGATCCAAGCGGGTGACTGGATTGTACACATGGACCG CATCTCCATGAGAAGAAAGGTTATTGCTTGTTCTGGTGGCTGCGAGGCCGTTGTTGACACCGGGGTATCAGTGATCAAAGGCCCAAGAACACTGGTCAATAACATACGGAAGCTCATCGGCGCCACGCCATGGGGTTCCAAG CACTACGTTTCATGTTCTGTGGACCTGCCTCCTATTATTTTCACCATCAACGGTATCAACTACCCAGTGCCAGCTCGAGCCTACATCCTCAAG GATTATAGAGGCTGTTATTTCATCTTTGAAGAGATCGCTGTGAGTCCACCTATAGAGACCTGGATCCTGGGTGACATCTTCCTGAGGCTGTATTTCTCAGTCTATGATCGAGGAAATGACAGGATTGGCCTGGCAAGGGCAGTGTAA